The following DNA comes from Mucilaginibacter jinjuensis.
TTATATCAGCTACTATCCGTCGTCAACAACATTCTCTACCATTGCGTTCGAGGATAACTTCCCAACCAAAGGCGATTATGATATGAATGATTTAGTGGTAAACTACCAATACGCCTTTATCAGCAATGCCTCTAACCAGGTTGTTGAGTTAAAGGGTAATTTTAACGTAGGTGCCGCGGGTGCGTCATTCCACAATGGTTTCGGTGTGCAGTTACCTATTCCGGCTTCGGCAGTGGCTTCGGTAACAGGGCAGCAAGCTATTAGTAATTATATCACCTTCGCATCTAACGGTGTAGAAGCAGGGCAATCAAAGGCAGTAATTATTCCATTTGATAATCACGAGGCATTGATCAAAAATCCGGATGCTTCATTCTTTATCAATACCTTAACCACTAAAGATAAGGTTACAAACGGTACCACCGCAGCAGTTGATATTAATTTTAACACGCCTATTGCTGCATCAACCTTAACGGTATCAGCATTTAACCCATTCCTGATCAGCAACCTGCGCCGTGGCTATGAGGCACACTTGCCGGGCTATGCACCAACAGATAAAGCCAATACGGCCTTATTTGGTACGGGTGATGATAGCTCTACACCAGCAACAGGACGTTACTATCTATCGAAAGAAAACTGGCCATGGGCTATCAACTTTAGCCAGCCATTTAGCTGGCCAATTGAAACCGTGCCAATTAACCAGGCATACCTGCATTTCTCTGATTGGGCTTCGTCAAGCGGCGCTAATTATGTAGACTGGTATACCAATACAACATCAGGCTATCGTAACTCGAGTAACATCTATAGCAAGTAAACTAACAGATTAACTATTGATTAGCCATCCTGACAAACCGTTGGGATGGCTTTTTATTTTGTAGGGCTTTAATTAAAATGTGATACCGATGTTAAAGCTCGACACGCTGTTGTTAACAGATGAATCGAAATTGTTTTTAAATACATCGCCAACACCTCCCTGGCCAAGGTATTCTATAAAGAATTTAGAACCCTCGCCGATCGGGAATTTTACGCCAATACCCACGGCCAAACCACCATCTGGGTTATTGATATAGGGTTTTACATCTGTATTTTTTGCGCTCTCTTTGGCGTTTAACAAAATACCGATGTAAGGGCCAAAGTTAAGATACCAGTTTCTGGTGCGGCCAAAATGCCAGTTAGCCATAACCGGGATGGTAAGGTAGTTGAGCTTATAATCGGTAGCATAACTACTATTGTCATTAAATGAAATATAGCCGCTATTCCAGCCTTTTTGGTCGTAAATTAGTTTGGCTTTAAGGCTCCAGCGATCAGAGAAGTAATGATCGGCAGTGAGGCCTACGTTAAACCCTACCCTATAATCAGGGTTGGTATAGCCATAGTAGCCGTAACCACTGTTTGTAAAAACGGTTGAGGTATTTAAACCCACATTAATCCCGAATTCTGTATTCCCTTTTGTTTGGGCGGATGCAGCGGTATAAATACCGAAAGCAAGTAAAAGTGTAAAGATTGGTTTAAGCATGAGCGTGATTTATTTAAGTTTTTGAAAGGTAATATTTCCAGTTAATTTTTATGATCTGTTCACAAAAAAGCCCCGCTTGCGACGGGGCCCACACATTAGACTAACTTATTTATATAACAAAAGCTTGAACCATGGCAAGCCCGCGCTTTTGCAGCAGATAGGGGCTAATGGATATTTATTATGTAACACAATAGTTGCCGTGTTAATGCTTTATCGAAACGTTAAAACTGTGTTAAAATAAAGTAACCGGTAAATCAATCAGAGGAAATTAACAGGGGCTTATCTCAAATTTATCCTTCTAAGGCATTGGTGCAGTTTTGGAGTTATCAACACGTGTTTGTAAAAGGGCTTGTATTGATGAAATTTTAAATTTATTAGCCTGATTTATAGTGCATTAATTCTGTTGAAAACTATTAGCTTAGATTGTATTTAAGAAATTTTTCATACTTTCGCCATGTTAAAGCACTAAATATTATAGCATGCTTTAAACCATTGTTTTAATTATTGGTCAAAAGCATTACTAAAACACGGCGTTATGAGTATATTAAGAATGTATTGGGATTATCGCTTTGCGAAAATTGGTAAACTACAAGGAAAGGTTTTTAGAGCCGAAGTTTATTAAGCAAAGAGACGGAATCCTTACCCCCACAGGTCGTTAATTGCAGATAAATAGTTTATCGCAGGCCAAAGACAAAAACACCGGTAAACAGGCCGGTAAAAAATAAAAAAGGGAATGATCTTATGATCATTCCCTTTTCTTGCTTAGTGGTACCGGTTATTCAATAACAGTTACTTTCAGCATGTTAGTTTTGCCTTGTGCAGCAATTGGCACAGCGGCAGTGTTAATTACTACATCACCAGCTTCGATCAGGTTCTCAGCTTTAAGGATAGCATTAACATCGGCAATAGTTTTATCAGTACTTTCTAAACCATCGTAGTAGAAAGTTTTAACGCCCCAAAGTAAGCTTAGTGCATTTAATAAGTTTCTGTTAGATGTGAATATATAAGTGCCGGCAAACGGTCTGTAAGATGAAATTTCAAACGCAGTGTAACCAGAAGTAGTCATTGATACAATACCTGATGCATTGGTATGTTCAGCTAAGTAAACAGCCGAACCGCAAAGTGCATCACTCAGGTAGTTTTGCGAAGTAGTATCCTGGCTTACTTCTTTATTGCTATTATATGGGTAGCCTTTTTCTTCAACGTTACGTACAATTTTAGCCATTGTTTCGATAACAATAACCGGGAACTCACCAACTGAAGTTTCTCCGCTTAGCATTACTGCATCAGCACCATCCAGTACAGAGTTGGCAACGTCGTTAACCTCGGCACGTGTTGGGCGCGGGGTAGTGATCATTGATTCTAACATCTGGGTAGCAACGATAACCGGTTTAGAAGCCGCACGGCATTTACGTGCAATCATTTTTTGCAGCAAAGGCACTTCTTCTAAAGGCATTTCAACGCCCAAATCTCCACGGGCAACCATTACGCCGTCTGTAACAGCAATAATTGCGTCGATATTATCGATAGCTTCTGGTTTCTCAATTTTAGCAATAACGCGTGATGCTTTATTGTTTTTTGCAATAATACGTTTCAGGTCAACGATATCCTCTGCGTTACGAACGAAAGAAAGGCCGATCCACTCCACATCATTTGCTAAAGCCTGCTCCAGGTTAACTAAATCTTCTTCGGTTAAGCTTGGGATAGATACTTTAGTGTTTGGCAGGTTAACGCCTTTACGTGAGGTTAAGATACCTCCGTGTAATACTTCACATATTACGGTATCTTTTCTGTTGGTTTCAATTACTTTAAGCTGCAGTTTACCGTCATCTAATAAGATGGTTTCGCCGGCATGTACATCCTGTGGGAAGGTATCATAAGTAATGTAGATCTGCTCATCATCACCAATACACTCATTGGTAGTGATTTTGATATGTTTGCCATTAACTAAATTGATACCGCCGTCTTTTACCAAACCAATACGGATTTTTGGTCCTTGTAAATCTGCCAGGATACCGATGTTTAATTTGTACTGCGCGTTAATTTCGCGGATAGTATCAATAACTTTCTGGTGATCTTCTGCTTTTCCATGCGAAAAGTTTAAGCGGCAAATGTTTACACCTGCTTTTACCATGGCCAGTAAAGTTTCTTTTTTTGCCGAAGCAGGGCCCATGGTAGCCACAATCTTAGTTCTGTTATAGGATAATTTCATATTAATGCGGGGGTTAAACTGGCTGTACTATATAATGTAAAGTCGTTATACTGTAGTATTTTTTAAAATTTGCGCTAAAATAAAAGATTTTCACGGGATTTTATTTTTTTAGGATCAATCTTTACAGCCGCCACTATCTCGGGCAACTTATTTAACTGTGTAATCATGTCTTCCAAATCTCGTGGATCGATGTAATTTTTTATCATTAAGAAGTAATCAACGCTACGCATCTCGGGTATTAAAAGGCCGTCTGAGCCCTTATTTGCAATAAAATAGAAATCTGTTTCGCTTGCTTCCCAATAATGGTGAAAGATAGAAAAAAGTACCGGATCATTACTATGATGAATATCAACACCCAGATCTGGTTGCCTGATGAAGTTAAAATTTAACTGTTTATTAATATAGTAGCAGATGCGATAGTCCTTCAATGACGAAGTTATCGCGATTAAAATGAAATCCAGGTCGATCTCAAACTTTAAAATCCGCTTATTTAAAACCACTATATAATATATAACCCGGTAAAATTACTAATACAAACCGTAGCACTAAAAATTTGTTATGAATTATGCATAGATTTTTAGATTTGATATTTAATAGAATTTGACTTTCTTTGCACAGAAAATTTATTAATCAATTAAACATCAAAGACCATGTCTGATATCGCTTCAAGAGTAAAAGCTATTATCGTAGAAAAATTAGGTGTTGACGAAAGTGAAGTTACACCAGAAGCAAGCTTCACCAACGACCTGGGTGCAGATTCATTAGACACCGTGGAATTAATCATGGAGTTTGAAAAAGAATTTAACGTGGCTATTCCTGACGATCAGGCTGAAACAATTGGTACTGTTGGCCAGGCTATCGCTTACCTTGAAAAAAACGTTAAATAAGCTCCTCTTACTACGTTTAAATGGAGTTTAAAAGAGTTGTAGTAACCGGGCTTGGCGCACTTACTCCAATTGGCAATAGCGTTCCAGAATACTGGGACGGTTTGATCAATGGAGTGAGTGGGGCTGCCTTTATTAAAAGTTTTGACGTAACCAACTTCAAAACTAAGTTTGCCTGCGAGGTAAAAAACTTTGATGCCGATGCTTTTTTGGGCCGCAAAGATGCCCGCAAGTTAGATCCTTTTGTGCAATACGCACTATATTCAACCGAAGAAGCGGTTAAAGATGCTGGCCTTGACTTTGATAAACTGGATACCAACCGTATAGGTGTTATCTGGGGATCAGGTATTGGCGGTCTTAAAACGTTTCTGGATGAGGTAGTTGCTTTTGCTAAAGGTGATGGTACACCGCGTTTTAATCCTTTCTTTATCCCTAAAATGATTGCCGATATTGCCCCAGGCCATATCTCTATTAAATACGGGTTACGCGGACCGAACTTTACCACAGTTTCGGCATGTGCCTCTTCAAATAATTCGCTTATCGATGCCTTTAACTATATCCGTTTAGGCAAAGCAAATATGTTTATCAGCGGTGGTTCTGAGGCTATTATTAACGAGGCTGGTATTGGTGGCTTTAACGCCATGCATGCATTATCAACCCGTAATGATGACCCGGCAACGGCTTCACGCCCGTTTGATCTTGACCGCGACGGCTTTGTAGCCGGCGAAGGTGCAGGTACCATTATACTGGAAGAACTGGAACACGCTAAAGCGCGTGGTGCTAAAATTTATGCAGAAATGATGGGCGGCGGCATGAGTGCCGATGCTTACCACATGACTGCACCGCACCCCGAAGGTTTAGGCGCCGCTTTAGTAATGAAAGCCGCTTTAGAAGATGCTAACATGACCCCTGCAGATATCGACTATGTGAATGTACACGGTACATCTACACCAATAGGCGATCCGCAAGAGGTTAAGGCCATTACAGAGGCTTACGGTGAGCATATTCATCGTATTAACATTAGCTCTACCAAATCAATGACAGGTCACCTTTTAGGTGCTGCCGGTGCGGTTGAAGCTATTGCTGCTATTCTGGCTGTTAAAAATGACATTATTCCGCCTACCATCAACCATTTTACTGATGATCCGGCGTTCGACCCTAAGATCAACTTTACCTTTAATAAAGCTCAGAAACGTGTAGTGCGTGCTGCGCAAAGTAATGGTTTTGGTTTTGGCGGCCATAATGCTTCTGTGATATTTAAAAAGTACGAAGAC
Coding sequences within:
- the fabF gene encoding beta-ketoacyl-ACP synthase II, which produces MEFKRVVVTGLGALTPIGNSVPEYWDGLINGVSGAAFIKSFDVTNFKTKFACEVKNFDADAFLGRKDARKLDPFVQYALYSTEEAVKDAGLDFDKLDTNRIGVIWGSGIGGLKTFLDEVVAFAKGDGTPRFNPFFIPKMIADIAPGHISIKYGLRGPNFTTVSACASSNNSLIDAFNYIRLGKANMFISGGSEAIINEAGIGGFNAMHALSTRNDDPATASRPFDLDRDGFVAGEGAGTIILEELEHAKARGAKIYAEMMGGGMSADAYHMTAPHPEGLGAALVMKAALEDANMTPADIDYVNVHGTSTPIGDPQEVKAITEAYGEHIHRINISSTKSMTGHLLGAAGAVEAIAAILAVKNDIIPPTINHFTDDPAFDPKINFTFNKAQKRVVRAAQSNGFGFGGHNASVIFKKYED
- the pyk gene encoding pyruvate kinase, which gives rise to MKLSYNRTKIVATMGPASAKKETLLAMVKAGVNICRLNFSHGKAEDHQKVIDTIREINAQYKLNIGILADLQGPKIRIGLVKDGGINLVNGKHIKITTNECIGDDEQIYITYDTFPQDVHAGETILLDDGKLQLKVIETNRKDTVICEVLHGGILTSRKGVNLPNTKVSIPSLTEEDLVNLEQALANDVEWIGLSFVRNAEDIVDLKRIIAKNNKASRVIAKIEKPEAIDNIDAIIAVTDGVMVARGDLGVEMPLEEVPLLQKMIARKCRAASKPVIVATQMLESMITTPRPTRAEVNDVANSVLDGADAVMLSGETSVGEFPVIVIETMAKIVRNVEEKGYPYNSNKEVSQDTTSQNYLSDALCGSAVYLAEHTNASGIVSMTTSGYTAFEISSYRPFAGTYIFTSNRNLLNALSLLWGVKTFYYDGLESTDKTIADVNAILKAENLIEAGDVVINTAAVPIAAQGKTNMLKVTVIE
- a CDS encoding acyl carrier protein; the encoded protein is MSDIASRVKAIIVEKLGVDESEVTPEASFTNDLGADSLDTVELIMEFEKEFNVAIPDDQAETIGTVGQAIAYLEKNVK
- a CDS encoding porin family protein; protein product: MLKPIFTLLLAFGIYTAASAQTKGNTEFGINVGLNTSTVFTNSGYGYYGYTNPDYRVGFNVGLTADHYFSDRWSLKAKLIYDQKGWNSGYISFNDNSSYATDYKLNYLTIPVMANWHFGRTRNWYLNFGPYIGILLNAKESAKNTDVKPYINNPDGGLAVGIGVKFPIGEGSKFFIEYLGQGGVGDVFKNNFDSSVNNSVSSFNIGITF
- a CDS encoding IPExxxVDY family protein, which produces MVLNKRILKFEIDLDFILIAITSSLKDYRICYYINKQLNFNFIRQPDLGVDIHHSNDPVLFSIFHHYWEASETDFYFIANKGSDGLLIPEMRSVDYFLMIKNYIDPRDLEDMITQLNKLPEIVAAVKIDPKKIKSRENLLF